From a region of the Haloferax volcanii DS2 genome:
- the serA gene encoding phosphoglycerate dehydrogenase gives MKVLVTDPIADAGLDRLREAGYEVETAYDVEGDALLEAVSDANGLIVRSGTQVTAEVFEAAPDLVIVGRAGIGVDNIDIDAATQHGVIVANAPEGNVRAAAEHTVAMGFAAARSIPQAHARLKDGEWAKSDYLGNEVNGKILGVVGLGRVGQEVAKKFSSLGMDIVAYDPYIGEERADQLGAELVEFDACLSRADFLTVHTPLTPETEGLISTDELETMGSGYLVNCARGGVVDEAALAEAVDAGVIDGAAVDVFADEPVSPDNPLLSVDDVVVTPHLGASTSAAQENVAVSTADQIVAAFRDEPVINALNAPSVDESAFPRIQPYIGLAETAGKIAAQLLDGRLNEVEVTYTGDIAAEDIELVTASALKGVFAPLEWQVNAVNAPQVAEERGIEVVESKSRQSDDFQSLVTVTVRNGDEEMTVSGTLFTGEDPRIVRINGYRLDAIPYGQMLVARNYDKPGVIGFIGTVLGENDVNIAGMFNARRAKAGGEALTVYNLDDDVPESVREKLLADARIIDVDLITL, from the coding sequence ATGAAGGTACTCGTCACGGACCCGATCGCCGACGCGGGTCTGGACCGGTTACGCGAGGCCGGTTACGAGGTAGAGACCGCGTACGACGTCGAAGGTGACGCGCTGCTCGAAGCCGTCTCCGACGCGAACGGGCTCATCGTCCGCTCCGGAACGCAGGTGACCGCCGAGGTGTTCGAGGCGGCACCCGACCTCGTCATCGTCGGACGCGCCGGCATCGGCGTCGACAACATCGACATCGACGCCGCGACTCAACACGGCGTCATCGTCGCCAACGCACCCGAGGGGAACGTCCGCGCCGCCGCCGAACACACGGTGGCGATGGGCTTCGCCGCCGCGCGCTCGATTCCGCAGGCCCACGCCCGCCTGAAAGACGGCGAGTGGGCCAAGTCCGACTACCTCGGCAACGAGGTCAACGGCAAGATCCTCGGCGTCGTCGGCCTCGGCCGCGTCGGCCAAGAGGTCGCAAAGAAGTTCTCGTCGCTCGGGATGGACATCGTCGCCTACGACCCCTACATCGGCGAGGAGCGCGCCGACCAGCTCGGTGCCGAACTCGTCGAGTTCGACGCCTGTCTCTCCCGCGCCGACTTCCTCACCGTCCACACGCCGCTGACCCCCGAGACGGAGGGGCTCATCTCCACCGACGAACTCGAAACGATGGGGAGCGGCTACCTCGTCAACTGCGCCCGCGGCGGCGTCGTCGACGAGGCCGCCCTCGCCGAGGCCGTCGACGCCGGCGTCATCGACGGGGCCGCAGTCGACGTGTTCGCCGACGAGCCGGTCTCGCCCGACAACCCGCTTCTCTCCGTCGACGACGTGGTCGTCACGCCGCACCTCGGCGCGTCCACCTCGGCCGCACAGGAGAACGTCGCCGTCTCGACGGCCGACCAAATCGTCGCCGCGTTCCGCGACGAGCCGGTCATCAACGCGCTCAACGCGCCCTCGGTCGACGAGAGCGCCTTCCCGCGCATCCAGCCGTACATCGGCCTCGCCGAGACCGCCGGTAAAATCGCCGCCCAACTGCTCGACGGCCGCCTCAACGAGGTCGAGGTCACCTACACCGGCGACATCGCCGCCGAGGATATCGAACTCGTCACGGCCTCCGCGCTGAAGGGCGTCTTCGCGCCGCTCGAATGGCAGGTCAACGCCGTCAACGCCCCGCAGGTCGCAGAGGAGCGCGGCATCGAGGTCGTCGAGTCGAAGTCCCGCCAGTCCGACGACTTCCAGAGCCTCGTGACCGTCACCGTCCGCAACGGCGACGAGGAGATGACCGTCTCGGGGACGCTGTTCACCGGCGAGGACCCGCGCATCGTCCGCATCAACGGCTACCGGCTGGACGCCATCCCGTACGGCCAGATGCTCGTCGCCCGCAACTACGACAAGCCGGGAGTCATCGGCTTCATCGGGACTGTCCTCGGCGAGAACGACGTGAACATCGCCGGGATGTTCAACGCCCGCCGCGCGAAGGCCGGCGGCGAGGCGCTGACCGTCTACAACCTCGACGACGACGTGCCCGAAAGCGTCCGCGAGAAGCTCCTCGCCGACGCCCGCATCATCGACGTCGACCTCATCACGCTCTGA
- the thrC gene encoding threonine synthase has product MSLELTAPAPEEPSVAADGTWLECIACGAQFAPFEDVRYTCDDCDGLLEVRYASPPTWDDFEGRGVWRYNAALPFEEGVSLPEGATPLHEVPRLEADVGVETLRVKHEGMNPTGSFKDRGMTVGVRVAKELGVGRLACASTGNTSAALAAYGARGGMETLVLLPAGKVAAGKIAQASLHDARILEVDGNFDSCLDIVQDLAARGEAYLLNSLNPFRLEGQKTIGLEILEEFHEDYGSYPDRIVLPVGNAGNTSALYKAFRELVQSGALDVDDVPKLTGVQAEGAAPMVEAIENGWDETRRWDDVETRATAIRIGNPVNAPKALPGIRETDGTAVAVSDEEITAAQRDLAAEGVGVEPASAASVAGLRKLRAEGVVDADEQVVCLTTGHLLKDPDAAFEAGDDPEPVPNDTEAVLEHLAE; this is encoded by the coding sequence ATGAGCCTCGAACTCACGGCACCCGCCCCCGAGGAGCCATCCGTCGCCGCCGACGGCACCTGGCTCGAATGTATCGCGTGCGGCGCGCAGTTCGCGCCGTTCGAGGACGTTCGGTACACCTGCGACGACTGCGACGGCCTCCTCGAAGTCCGCTACGCGTCCCCGCCGACCTGGGACGACTTCGAGGGCCGCGGCGTCTGGCGCTACAACGCCGCGCTCCCCTTCGAGGAGGGCGTCTCGCTCCCCGAGGGCGCGACGCCGCTCCACGAGGTACCCCGCCTCGAAGCCGACGTGGGCGTCGAGACGCTCCGCGTCAAACACGAGGGGATGAACCCCACCGGCTCGTTCAAGGACCGCGGCATGACCGTCGGCGTCCGCGTGGCGAAGGAACTCGGCGTCGGCCGCCTCGCCTGCGCCTCGACCGGCAACACCTCCGCGGCGCTCGCCGCCTACGGCGCGCGCGGCGGGATGGAGACGCTCGTGTTGCTCCCCGCCGGGAAGGTCGCCGCCGGGAAAATCGCGCAGGCGTCGCTCCACGACGCGCGCATCCTCGAAGTCGACGGCAACTTCGACTCCTGTCTCGACATCGTCCAGGACCTCGCCGCCCGCGGCGAGGCGTACCTCCTCAACTCGCTGAACCCCTTCCGCTTGGAGGGCCAGAAGACCATCGGCCTCGAAATCCTAGAGGAGTTTCACGAGGACTACGGCAGCTACCCGGACCGCATCGTCCTCCCCGTCGGCAACGCGGGCAACACCTCCGCGCTCTACAAGGCGTTCCGCGAACTCGTCCAGTCGGGCGCGCTCGACGTCGACGACGTGCCGAAACTGACCGGCGTGCAGGCCGAGGGTGCGGCCCCGATGGTCGAAGCTATCGAGAACGGCTGGGACGAAACCCGCCGCTGGGACGACGTCGAGACGCGTGCGACCGCCATCCGCATCGGCAACCCGGTCAACGCGCCGAAGGCGCTCCCCGGCATCCGCGAGACCGACGGCACGGCCGTCGCCGTCTCCGACGAGGAAATCACCGCGGCGCAGCGCGACCTCGCGGCCGAGGGCGTCGGCGTCGAACCCGCCTCCGCCGCCTCCGTCGCCGGCCTCCGAAAGCTCCGCGCCGAGGGCGTCGTCGACGCGGACGAACAGGTCGTCTGTCTCACGACGGGCCACCTGCTGAAGGACCCCGACGCGGCGTTCGAAGCGGGCGACGACCCCGAACCCGTCCCGAACGACACCGAAGCGGTCCTCGAACACCTCGCCGAGTAG